A single Actinomycetota bacterium DNA region contains:
- a CDS encoding Ig-like domain-containing protein, with the protein MRRKLLLAFLTTVMLMVGQPASAGVNVSLNGFLGGGGWYRSNVSVFLSCTGTCDEIEVRFNNGPLAAIIHGSGSVSLGMQGITTVNYQEVDVFCFFGCSRTYGPPQSIVVKIDTFAPGGAVSLSPPDGSNGWYRSAATVSRSCTDLSPGSGCQSISWRVGAGPTTVVPGAQMSFQVTGDAAHSVVTSSTDVAGNNSPPVTTIVRIDGTAPATTVSMSPPDGANGWYLDPSHITHLPSCSDATSGCASTHSALNAAPPGSVDFIAAGEGMHSLNYKSFDVAGNDEAVKSTPVNIDLQPPSVSLDPVGLEAPLGLPRVAVGAQMLSAQASDSMSGVGSVTFYSDNLPVGTDTDRSDGWSVPWTPSMGTHNVHAVAQDIAGRTALSASSTVYATGLP; encoded by the coding sequence ATGCGCCGCAAGCTGCTGCTCGCCTTTTTGACCACGGTCATGCTGATGGTCGGACAGCCGGCTTCCGCCGGCGTGAACGTCTCGTTGAACGGGTTCCTGGGCGGCGGTGGCTGGTATCGGTCCAACGTCTCCGTGTTCCTGTCGTGCACGGGAACGTGCGACGAGATCGAAGTGAGGTTCAACAACGGTCCTCTTGCGGCCATCATCCACGGATCTGGTTCCGTCTCGCTGGGTATGCAAGGAATCACTACCGTGAATTATCAGGAGGTGGACGTCTTCTGCTTTTTCGGGTGTTCCCGGACCTATGGGCCTCCTCAGAGCATCGTGGTGAAGATCGACACCTTCGCCCCAGGCGGCGCCGTCTCGCTGTCCCCGCCAGACGGCTCCAACGGCTGGTACAGATCCGCAGCGACCGTGAGCCGGTCCTGTACCGATCTGTCCCCCGGTTCCGGATGTCAGTCGATCTCCTGGCGCGTGGGCGCCGGACCTACGACCGTGGTCCCGGGAGCTCAGATGTCGTTTCAGGTGACCGGCGACGCCGCCCATTCAGTGGTGACGTCCAGCACCGATGTCGCGGGCAACAACTCCCCACCAGTCACGACCATCGTCAGGATCGACGGGACCGCGCCTGCGACTACCGTGAGCATGTCTCCGCCGGACGGCGCCAACGGCTGGTACCTGGACCCGAGCCACATCACCCACTTGCCTTCGTGTTCGGATGCCACTTCCGGCTGCGCATCGACGCATAGCGCGCTCAATGCCGCGCCTCCAGGTTCGGTTGACTTCATCGCCGCGGGCGAAGGCATGCACTCGTTGAACTACAAGTCGTTCGATGTGGCAGGCAACGACGAGGCGGTCAAGTCCACCCCCGTGAACATCGACCTCCAGCCGCCGTCGGTTTCCCTTGATCCGGTCGGGCTCGAGGCACCTCTGGGACTCCCGCGTGTCGCCGTGGGTGCGCAGATGTTGTCCGCACAGGCGTCCGACTCCATGTCCGGTGTCGGCTCCGTGACCTTCTACTCCGACAACCTTCCGGTCGGCACCGACACGGACCGCTCTGACGGGTGGTCGGTCCCGTGGACGCCTTCGATGGGCACGCACAACGTCCACGCGGTGGCGCAGGACATCGCGGGCCGGACGGCCCTGTCGGCGTCCTCGACGGTCTACGCAACCGGACTTCCGTAG
- a CDS encoding DUF2142 domain-containing protein produces the protein MRRRRTVALLGAGYALLASAWVMATPPGAGPDEPAHYVKAAGAGEGDLRGSLPPEDLPTGSERTSWLNRTSRRYEVPSRLSARNLPCIGPDSAAVTCTSPEARHARGVSYVGTYQPWAYVLPGLAMRPASDAQAALRAGRAASAAVCLGLLVAAAALLWDPRTGGLSLAGLVVCATPMVVFVLSQLSGSGLEVAGTLCLASALIHLSRDGPASRWAWLAVGVGGAAAASTRSLGPLWVLLSLGGTAWAFGARRLWSAVRAGGRTAAAALSAVVVACAAGIWWEVSFQPHPQATLSGILRLIPRAWGQMPDAGRHAVGVFGSLDVWMGASAYIAWGLMLAILLGVALTIGSTRERGAIILLASAVAGIAMLLAAAVILPTGFRLQGRHVLPSLVLVPLIAGEVVSRAVSRASPSHASLGHRTARTVVPFLAFAAAALHGVGWMTNTRYGFGDSSRWHPLRSALWAPPGGWLLWMSVAAAGCACFAAAAITGLPSRHQLRSYQGPPTELDTLEPRPD, from the coding sequence ATGCGACGTCGCAGGACCGTCGCGCTGCTGGGTGCCGGCTACGCACTCCTGGCGTCGGCGTGGGTGATGGCGACTCCTCCGGGCGCCGGTCCCGACGAGCCGGCCCACTACGTCAAGGCGGCCGGTGCTGGTGAGGGCGATCTCCGGGGGTCACTTCCTCCGGAGGATCTGCCAACGGGGTCCGAGAGGACGTCGTGGCTGAACCGGACCAGCCGCAGGTATGAAGTTCCCTCCCGGTTGTCCGCGAGGAACCTGCCGTGCATCGGTCCAGACAGCGCAGCCGTCACGTGCACGAGTCCTGAAGCCCGGCACGCTCGGGGAGTCTCCTACGTCGGGACGTATCAGCCGTGGGCCTACGTGTTGCCCGGACTGGCAATGAGGCCCGCCTCGGATGCTCAAGCCGCCTTGCGTGCAGGACGCGCAGCCTCGGCGGCGGTGTGTCTGGGACTCCTGGTCGCGGCGGCCGCCCTGTTGTGGGACCCCCGGACCGGCGGGCTCTCCCTGGCCGGTCTCGTCGTCTGCGCGACCCCGATGGTTGTGTTCGTGCTCTCCCAGCTGTCCGGCAGCGGACTGGAAGTCGCCGGGACGCTTTGCCTGGCGTCGGCACTGATCCATCTTTCGCGGGACGGACCGGCGTCGAGGTGGGCCTGGCTGGCAGTTGGCGTTGGGGGCGCCGCAGCCGCGTCCACCCGGTCGCTCGGCCCGCTTTGGGTGTTGCTGTCCCTCGGCGGGACGGCCTGGGCCTTTGGCGCCCGGCGATTGTGGTCCGCCGTGCGGGCGGGGGGCCGGACCGCCGCCGCGGCGCTGTCCGCAGTTGTCGTTGCTTGTGCCGCCGGAATCTGGTGGGAGGTCAGCTTTCAGCCACATCCACAGGCCACTCTGTCCGGCATCCTCCGACTGATCCCGCGGGCGTGGGGGCAGATGCCGGACGCCGGGCGCCACGCTGTCGGCGTCTTCGGGTCGCTGGACGTGTGGATGGGCGCCTCTGCCTACATCGCCTGGGGACTGATGCTCGCCATCCTCCTGGGCGTCGCGCTCACCATCGGAAGCACCCGGGAGCGGGGGGCCATCATCCTGCTGGCATCGGCCGTGGCCGGCATTGCGATGCTCCTTGCCGCCGCGGTCATCCTGCCCACCGGGTTCCGACTGCAGGGACGGCACGTCCTGCCTTCGCTCGTGCTCGTCCCTCTGATCGCCGGTGAGGTCGTGTCGCGCGCTGTCTCACGGGCGTCCCCGAGTCACGCCAGCCTGGGGCACCGGACGGCCCGCACTGTCGTCCCGTTCCTGGCGTTCGCCGCGGCAGCGCTCCACGGCGTCGGGTGGATGACGAACACCCGCTACGGGTTCGGTGACTCCTCGAGATGGCATCCTCTGCGATCCGCGCTCTGGGCGCCTCCGGGAGGTTGGCTCCTTTGGATGTCGGTCGCCGCGGCAGGCTGCGCCTGCTTTGCCGCCGCAGCCATCACGGGGTTGCCGTCGCGGCATCAGCTCCGGTCGTACCAGGGGCCTCCTACCGAACTGGATACACTTGAGCCTCGTCCGGACTAG
- a CDS encoding tyrosine-type recombinase/integrase — MDGRSVQRSQGGFPSRKAARDRLNEILVELRKGTYQRPTGLTVEAYLADEWLPFKRTQVRPTTFDSYEGIMRCHVVPRLGSRRLVDVTPRDLERLYEELRAGGLSPRSVQYVHVLVRGAFRRAVERGQLARNPADVVRPARATGAGDRKEMRTWSAELVRAFLTFVQEDRLSPLWHMAFHTGMRRGELLGLRWEDVDLEARKLSIRQQLVASCGYEVRVHAPKTGRSRQIWLDTQTAAVLKRWKARQAAERLEWGSAWNDSGLVFTREDGRYHHPDRISKVFERLTAAAGLPRIRLHDARHTHATLLLQAGTHVKVVAERLGHSSIVVTMDTYSHAIPSMEAEAADRVAALVGLETL; from the coding sequence GTGGACGGTCGAAGCGTCCAGCGGAGCCAGGGCGGGTTTCCATCTCGCAAGGCGGCCCGGGACCGCCTGAACGAGATCCTGGTCGAGCTCCGGAAGGGGACCTACCAGAGACCGACCGGACTGACGGTTGAGGCGTACCTGGCGGACGAGTGGTTGCCCTTCAAGCGGACCCAGGTTCGTCCCACGACATTCGACTCTTACGAGGGCATCATGCGGTGCCATGTGGTCCCACGGCTCGGATCAAGGCGGTTGGTGGACGTGACACCGCGGGACCTCGAGCGGCTGTACGAGGAGCTCCGCGCCGGCGGCCTCAGCCCGCGGTCGGTGCAGTACGTCCACGTCCTGGTGCGCGGAGCCTTCCGTCGCGCAGTCGAGCGCGGCCAGCTGGCGCGTAACCCCGCGGACGTCGTCCGGCCGGCACGAGCCACCGGCGCCGGCGATCGCAAGGAGATGCGCACGTGGAGCGCTGAACTGGTCCGGGCTTTCCTGACCTTCGTGCAGGAGGACCGCTTGTCGCCGCTGTGGCACATGGCCTTCCACACGGGAATGCGGCGGGGCGAACTGCTCGGTCTCCGGTGGGAGGACGTGGACCTGGAAGCCCGAAAGCTGTCCATTCGCCAGCAGCTCGTCGCCAGCTGTGGGTACGAGGTCAGGGTCCATGCGCCCAAGACGGGTCGGAGCCGACAGATATGGCTGGACACCCAGACCGCGGCGGTGCTCAAGCGGTGGAAGGCACGGCAGGCGGCAGAGCGGCTGGAGTGGGGGAGCGCGTGGAACGACAGCGGCCTAGTGTTCACTCGCGAGGACGGTCGCTACCACCATCCGGACCGGATCTCGAAGGTCTTCGAGAGGCTCACTGCGGCCGCGGGACTGCCGCGGATCCGGCTCCATGACGCGCGCCATACGCACGCGACGTTGCTGCTCCAGGCAGGCACGCACGTAAAGGTCGTGGCGGAGCGGCTCGGCCACTCGAGCATCGTCGTGACCATGGACACCTACAGCCACGCGATCCCGTCCATGGAGGCCGAGGCCGCCGACAGAGTGGCAGCGCTAGTGGGCCTGGAAACCCTCTAG
- a CDS encoding helix-turn-helix transcriptional regulator → MPRTERRTGRQPAPGSRFLSQVLAENIKAWRGWNHLSQGELADRMNTLGHRWSHATVSAVETWQRTVSVDELWGLAAVLGVAVPDLLDPANRAEEVDFGGIIPVPARVASWWMRGRVILRLEGRDHKGNLTNDWTLRRVEGHDDAFNEARMETAKKGAGRWVEAMESRHQEPEEGGRREGPDS, encoded by the coding sequence ATGCCGCGAACCGAACGTAGAACGGGTCGCCAGCCGGCTCCAGGGAGCCGCTTTCTCAGTCAGGTCCTAGCCGAGAACATCAAAGCCTGGCGAGGGTGGAACCACCTCAGCCAGGGTGAGCTGGCCGACCGGATGAATACCCTCGGCCACCGGTGGAGCCACGCCACCGTCTCGGCCGTGGAGACGTGGCAGCGAACCGTCTCGGTGGACGAGCTCTGGGGATTGGCCGCGGTGCTGGGCGTGGCTGTCCCGGATCTGCTGGACCCAGCCAATCGCGCGGAGGAAGTCGACTTCGGCGGGATCATCCCGGTGCCGGCACGCGTGGCCTCGTGGTGGATGCGAGGCCGGGTCATCCTTCGCCTCGAGGGGCGAGATCACAAGGGGAATCTGACCAACGACTGGACGCTTCGACGGGTGGAAGGACACGACGACGCCTTCAACGAGGCGCGCATGGAGACAGCGAAGAAGGGGGCAGGCCGGTGGGTGGAAGCGATGGAGTCAAGGCATCAGGAGCCAGAAGAAGGCGGGCGCCGCGAGGGACCGGATTCGTAA
- a CDS encoding helix-turn-helix transcriptional regulator, with protein MTLRELRKARDLTLEAAAFRCSLGSSTISKIERGLVVPSTRTVAKLARGLDTSIARMRQILEETSRAAA; from the coding sequence ATGACACTGCGGGAGCTAAGAAAGGCCCGGGATCTCACGCTCGAGGCAGCCGCTTTCCGCTGCTCGCTCGGGTCCAGCACCATCTCGAAGATCGAACGGGGCCTGGTCGTGCCGTCCACCCGGACGGTCGCCAAGCTTGCCAGGGGACTGGACACATCCATCGCGAGAATGCGCCAGATCCTCGAGGAGACGTCTCGTGCAGCCGCCTGA
- a CDS encoding helix-turn-helix domain-containing protein, which translates to MQPPEDLPEVLTVQEAAAFLRIGRDAVYAAVRKGELPAIRIGRYVRFNRDRLRAFAGSLEREGPPGALTRPGGQARAATTSGPTSGNDNQQESRGGR; encoded by the coding sequence GTGCAGCCGCCTGAGGATCTGCCTGAGGTCCTCACGGTCCAGGAGGCCGCGGCCTTCCTGCGGATCGGCCGCGATGCGGTCTACGCCGCGGTTCGGAAGGGAGAGCTGCCAGCGATCCGGATTGGGCGTTACGTGCGCTTCAACCGCGACCGACTGCGGGCGTTCGCGGGGTCCCTGGAAAGGGAGGGTCCCCCGGGAGCTCTGACGCGTCCCGGGGGCCAGGCGAGGGCCGCTACGACCTCCGGCCCCACCTCCGGCAACGACAACCAGCAGGAGAGCAGGGGAGGGCGATGA
- a CDS encoding AAA family ATPase — MANEIRDAVEALDAVKALKAVELPEAPGLMLTVDQLANIPPPAWLVEGLLPSAGLTVAFGPPASLKSFLALDVALSVASGCDWQGRETRQGPVLYIAAEGVSGFYPRIQAWLTVRPSTDLRAFRLVPRALNLLDRADRDTLLECAEELEPRLLVVDTLARCMVGANENDTAPMGRVVEALDEVRRRHETASLAVHHTTKDGGWARGSGALAGAADTMLRLKRRDQHLALETEKQKNAAEGEAIRLRFRLAEDSGVLELDEAPSISWKGPTRAMQHVSQVLQTTSGPLTGNAIEKLVRGFRSDTVRDALNQLVAEGCVRRESGPNRSQLHYFVRPYSDPDDG, encoded by the coding sequence GTGGCCAACGAGATCCGCGACGCGGTGGAGGCCTTGGACGCGGTGAAGGCCCTAAAGGCGGTCGAGTTACCCGAGGCTCCGGGCCTCATGCTCACCGTCGACCAGCTGGCCAACATTCCCCCGCCGGCGTGGCTCGTCGAAGGGCTGCTGCCGTCGGCTGGGCTGACGGTAGCGTTCGGGCCGCCGGCGTCGCTGAAGTCCTTCCTCGCCCTCGATGTCGCACTCAGCGTGGCCAGCGGCTGCGACTGGCAGGGCCGCGAGACCCGGCAGGGCCCCGTGCTGTACATCGCCGCCGAGGGGGTCTCGGGCTTCTACCCGAGAATCCAGGCATGGCTGACCGTGCGGCCCAGTACCGACCTCAGAGCGTTCCGGCTCGTGCCCCGTGCGCTGAATCTGCTGGACCGCGCTGACCGGGACACGCTGCTCGAATGCGCAGAGGAGCTCGAGCCGCGGCTGCTCGTGGTGGACACCCTCGCCCGGTGCATGGTCGGCGCCAACGAAAACGACACGGCGCCCATGGGTCGCGTTGTCGAAGCGCTGGACGAGGTCCGGCGCCGGCACGAGACAGCGTCGCTCGCGGTCCACCACACGACGAAAGACGGCGGCTGGGCCCGCGGGTCCGGAGCTCTCGCCGGCGCCGCCGACACGATGCTGCGATTGAAGCGCAGGGATCAGCACCTGGCGCTGGAGACCGAGAAGCAGAAGAACGCCGCCGAGGGTGAAGCGATCCGGTTGAGGTTCAGGCTCGCCGAGGACTCGGGGGTCCTGGAGCTGGATGAGGCGCCGTCCATCTCCTGGAAGGGACCGACGAGGGCAATGCAGCACGTCTCCCAGGTCCTGCAAACGACAAGCGGCCCCCTCACCGGCAATGCCATCGAGAAGCTGGTGAGGGGGTTCAGGAGCGATACAGTACGCGACGCGCTGAACCAGCTCGTCGCAGAGGGGTGCGTGCGGAGGGAGAGCGGGCCGAACAGGTCGCAACTCCACTACTTCGTGCGGCCGTACTCGGATCCTGACGATGGCTAA